A single Ptiloglossa arizonensis isolate GNS036 chromosome 2, iyPtiAriz1_principal, whole genome shotgun sequence DNA region contains:
- the LOC143143699 gene encoding uncharacterized protein LOC143143699 translates to MREETVLSLKWHSFPSHLAVSLDTCYEKQQFVDLSLVCKDGTILKCHKMVLANSSSFFRRLLVANDHPHPMIILHDIEADDLKTIVNFMYCGEIQVVQSEVRRLLKLAEILEVTGLRHIQTSVLVGESNNSSAETSRKTATVSHLKIEEPKNLPAKTVVDHESNTRPQNKTACPTTRFISSTHPHKGGTKLPQETIKKNDDGNINVLNQRLETGRSGISIVDINDMPSTSRGIPNPPPQKRKEPSDPVISWPRILSAISKDKPLPLKKLCIMDEVEITATKPPIIIQDSRQNEPLDRRKQTFNLESNETMKCAVYIKDEIDITTEMEEDEDMDPLEVEEVENECPENIVGSSQRFSYTNVDQTSFKTGTLPEFPPRKGSNG, encoded by the coding sequence atgagggaagaaacggtgttGAGTTTGAAGTGGCACAGTTTTCCATCGCATTTAGCGGTTTCCCTCGATACGTGCTACGAGAAGCAACAGTTTGTAGATCTATCTTTAGTGTGCAAGGATGGGACGATTTTAAAATGTCACAAAATGGTATTGGCCAATTCGAGCTCCTTCTTTCGGCGTCTACTCGTCGCTAACGATCATCCTCATCCCATGATTATCCTTCACGACATCGAGGCGGATGACCTGAAGACTATCGTCAACTTTATGTACTGCGGTGAGATACAAGTGGTCCAAAGTGAGGTTAGACGATTGTTAAAACTCGCCGAAATTTTGGAAGTCACAGGTCTGAGACACATACAGACTTCGGTTTTGGTCGGGGAATCCAACAATTCGTCTGCCGAGACGTCTAGAAAAACAGCCACGGTATCTCATTTGAAAATCGAAGAACCAAAAAATTTGCCTGCCAAAACTGTAGTTGACCACGAATCCAATACCAGACCGCAAAACAAGACGGCCTGTCCAACTACGAGGTTTATTTCGTCTACTCATCCTCACAAAGGGGGAACCAAGCTTCCGCAAGAAACTATTAAGAAAAACGACGATGGTAATATTAATGTATTGAATCAACGACTGGAAACTGGTAGATCAGGAATCAGTATTGTAGACATTAACGATATGCCGAGCACCAGTAGGGGGATTCCAAACCCACCTCCTCAAAAAAGGAAAGAACCTTCCGATCCTGTTATAAGTTGGCCCCGCATTCTCTCGGCTATATCGAAGGATAAGCCTTTGcctttgaaaaaattgtgtatTATGGACGAAGTCGAAATTACAGCCACGAAACCTCCCATAATTATTCAAGACAGTCGACAAAACGAACCATTGGATAGAAGGAAACAAACTTTCAATTTGGAAAGCAACGAGACTATGAAATGTGCTGTGTACATAAAAGACGAAATAGACATAACGACTGAAATGGAAGAAGACGAAGACATGGATCCCCTTGAAGTCGAAGAAGTTGAGAACGAGTGTCCGGAAAATATTGTAGGTTCTTCCCAAAGATTTTCTTATACGAACGTCGATCAAACGTCCTTTAAGACAGGGACGCTTCCAGAATTTCCACCGAGAAAGGGATCCAACGGCTAA